In bacterium, one DNA window encodes the following:
- a CDS encoding Omp28-related outer membrane protein — protein sequence MKRMISSILLSLLPALLLITTATAQSTDAVPGDMAFPVVEKGRQAVEFPVVAAGQWSQVTTLPGAKCYHGAAWYDGAMYVFGGLGATLRFDKTCAKYDAASGTWETLAPLEENRGLPVVETVGDKIYIIGGYSATNPFTVQEPVLEYDPATNTYTEKASMILPVFGAGSFVHEGRIWVLGGGTTAFNTSTDRIQIYDPASDTWTVTSSVTPYTSWASGVTLAGTTVLYVGGARYTNGQGLFGAWAYKGSISGDNITWTAIADYPGRSTMRHAAGSDGTKAYFVGGYNAGSMNSGPPTGVSYCYDPALDSWSMKDVKPTPVYFASKLVYDGDELLYVSGGNDQPSSVTDAVEALNINTAGGPIAGVYPTARTAWVKNGDPTVESFMLWNNGSAPLTIATSVTEGNAWMVSTQDASVLEPGEHTFVKAVMNSASVGVGTYEGTITVTTNDPEHETITLTVTMNVQDEDVDTDMNVLLEEGTGTWCGFCPFGADTVKAMVEEFDGRVIAIAYHGGSDTEPMWTEHTDFWKDIVGLTGWPNGSINRMVFEGDSKAAMSRSLWRQRIGEVLENYRSPISIDVVDKSYDPVSKAISMTVEVFFHRGFEKPLRLNIAQVQNQMNYTQSFYPPEGGSTKLFPYYHDHVLRQIIPNDAGEVICTGDFIASQSAVRRTFSFTSVDSTIETSHFVIFAHLSDGNTFGEVVQSEEVALADFVTGIERMPDAAIFALLPGYPNPFTAQTTLRYDLPEAGNVTLRVYDALGRMVAVLEDGYCVAGRHVRQFNASELPAGIYTVVLRGARTQSVQQLLHVH from the coding sequence ATGAAACGCATGATATCGAGTATCCTCCTCTCCCTCCTCCCGGCCCTCCTCCTCATTACCACCGCTACCGCGCAGTCAACCGACGCCGTCCCCGGCGATATGGCATTCCCTGTCGTCGAAAAAGGCAGGCAGGCTGTGGAGTTCCCCGTCGTGGCGGCCGGACAGTGGTCGCAGGTGACAACGCTGCCCGGTGCAAAATGCTATCATGGCGCAGCCTGGTACGATGGCGCTATGTACGTGTTTGGCGGACTCGGTGCGACACTGCGCTTCGATAAAACCTGTGCAAAATATGACGCGGCAAGCGGTACCTGGGAAACACTCGCGCCGCTGGAGGAAAACCGCGGCCTCCCCGTTGTGGAAACGGTCGGCGACAAGATCTATATCATCGGCGGCTACAGCGCAACCAATCCCTTCACCGTCCAGGAACCGGTTCTCGAATACGACCCGGCCACCAATACATACACCGAAAAAGCGTCCATGATTCTGCCTGTGTTCGGTGCAGGATCTTTCGTTCATGAAGGACGCATCTGGGTGCTCGGCGGAGGTACCACGGCGTTCAATACGTCGACGGACAGAATTCAGATCTACGATCCCGCTTCGGATACGTGGACGGTCACCTCGAGCGTGACACCCTACACCTCCTGGGCAAGCGGTGTAACACTGGCCGGCACGACGGTGCTGTACGTTGGCGGCGCGCGATACACGAATGGACAGGGACTCTTCGGTGCCTGGGCGTACAAAGGCAGCATCAGTGGCGATAATATCACATGGACAGCGATCGCCGACTACCCGGGACGCTCAACCATGCGGCATGCCGCGGGTTCGGATGGAACAAAAGCCTATTTCGTCGGTGGCTACAACGCCGGCTCAATGAACAGCGGTCCCCCTACCGGCGTATCCTACTGCTACGACCCGGCCCTGGACAGCTGGAGCATGAAAGATGTGAAGCCGACACCCGTGTATTTCGCGAGCAAACTTGTTTATGACGGCGACGAACTGCTCTACGTCTCAGGGGGAAATGATCAGCCCAGCAGTGTCACAGATGCAGTCGAAGCACTGAATATCAATACTGCAGGCGGTCCCATTGCCGGCGTCTACCCCACTGCACGAACGGCCTGGGTGAAAAACGGGGATCCGACAGTGGAGTCGTTCATGCTGTGGAATAACGGCAGCGCCCCGCTGACCATCGCAACCTCGGTGACGGAAGGGAACGCCTGGATGGTGTCGACGCAGGATGCCTCCGTTCTCGAACCCGGTGAGCATACATTCGTCAAGGCGGTGATGAATTCCGCGTCCGTCGGCGTCGGGACCTATGAAGGAACGATTACCGTCACCACGAACGATCCGGAGCATGAAACCATTACCCTCACAGTGACAATGAATGTGCAGGACGAGGATGTGGACACCGACATGAACGTCTTGCTGGAAGAGGGCACCGGTACCTGGTGCGGTTTCTGTCCCTTCGGAGCGGATACGGTCAAGGCCATGGTCGAGGAATTCGATGGACGCGTCATTGCGATCGCCTATCACGGGGGCAGTGACACCGAGCCGATGTGGACGGAACACACGGACTTCTGGAAAGACATTGTCGGACTGACCGGGTGGCCAAACGGATCGATCAACCGTATGGTTTTTGAGGGCGATTCCAAAGCTGCCATGAGCAGATCACTATGGCGGCAGCGCATCGGGGAAGTCCTCGAAAATTACCGTAGTCCGATCAGCATTGATGTTGTCGACAAATCATACGACCCGGTTTCCAAGGCCATTTCGATGACGGTCGAAGTCTTCTTTCACCGTGGATTCGAGAAACCGCTGCGCCTCAATATCGCGCAGGTGCAGAACCAGATGAACTATACGCAGTCATTCTATCCTCCGGAAGGCGGCAGCACGAAACTCTTCCCCTACTATCACGATCATGTACTCCGTCAGATCATCCCGAACGACGCAGGGGAAGTCATCTGCACCGGCGACTTCATCGCATCACAGAGTGCTGTCCGCCGGACCTTCTCGTTCACTTCTGTCGACTCCACCATCGAAACATCGCACTTCGTGATTTTCGCACATCTTTCGGACGGCAACACTTTTGGAGAAGTGGTTCAGTCCGAGGAGGTAGCACTCGCAGACTTCGTCACGGGAATCGAACGTATGCCGGACGCGGCAATCTTCGCATTGCTGCCGGGATATCCGAATCCCTTCACCGCGCAGACCACGCTCCGATACGATCTCCCCGAGGCAGGCAATGTCACGCTGCGTGTCTATGATGCCCTTGGTCGTATGGTTGCAGTGCTTGAAGACGGGTACTGCGTTGCCGGCAGGCATGTCCGGCAGTTCAACGCCAGCGAACTCCCTGCAGGTATCTATACAGTGGTACTGCGTGGTGCACGGACGCAGTCCGTACAGCAGCTGCTGCATGTTCATTGA
- a CDS encoding PAS domain S-box protein: MSLYTVISGIVVGLLILSSVFSGFLALRNIERRVNLWYTLFACCLTITTILGTLLVYEADPATALLYDRFVNMFLLLTGGAFVSLVSALTGYETRAAIISMLAMLLFLLIANWLLPYGLTWSSVHGMIVEEYFWGEKLQGIDGSTGVGNYFSMAAVIALLLYTVRAVIYQMQHGEKEYARLLLAAITVGLLGLFLDVVLLDIRNVELGLVDDIGILCFILLVGHRNLYHLVRSNDLLRESEARFSMLTDAAFEGIVFTERGIILDVNRQLAGILGCTVEEMIGREVIEFVAPGSREVVKSNIESEDESRYEHHARKKDGSLFPVEVRVKNMLHNGRKVRVTAIRDVTDRKRTEEQNILLAQTLKSVRDCISITDNEDHIIFVNDAFLATYGFTENEVLGQHVSVLRPANLAPEKTQGIFPSTREGGWHGEVLNQRKDGTEFPVELWTSVVRDQEGKPVAYVGVARDISDRKFAEQAIIAEKERAERSDRLKDAFIANISHEVRTPLNIILGYTGLIGEMMQGKIDDEEQGYYDSVQRGAQRLQRTVDMILSISRLQVGDVRLEPKDIDLKQLLEDIIEDYHPLAKEKGLTLAFTSELASPIVRTDEYCTVQTVQNLIDNAIKYTRKGGVTLRLCSTPSGKPRIEVVDTGIGISQEYLPLLFEPYTQEESGYTRSFEGIGLGMSLVKKYTELLGASLDISSEKNRGTTISITFGAKTDSALLPGDEGSEEDEGQHEEGIRVLLVEDERLTIEYMSTLLRGHVHLCFAESASEAWDVLRTEKVDLVFMDISLAGEKSGLDITREIRADARLARLPIVAVTAHGFAHDRTRCIEAGCDAYLLKPVGQDDLLDTIRALLPDALKK; this comes from the coding sequence GTGAGCCTGTATACTGTCATAAGTGGGATTGTTGTTGGCCTGCTGATACTGAGTTCAGTCTTCAGTGGCTTTCTTGCGCTCCGCAATATTGAGAGGAGGGTCAATCTCTGGTATACGTTGTTCGCATGCTGCCTCACGATCACGACAATCCTTGGGACATTGCTGGTCTACGAAGCAGATCCTGCCACGGCGCTGCTGTATGACCGCTTCGTCAATATGTTTCTCCTCCTGACCGGAGGAGCGTTCGTGTCCCTCGTTTCGGCCCTGACCGGGTATGAGACACGGGCAGCAATTATCTCCATGCTTGCCATGCTGCTGTTTCTGCTCATCGCCAACTGGCTGCTGCCTTACGGACTGACCTGGTCGAGTGTGCACGGAATGATTGTGGAAGAGTATTTCTGGGGTGAGAAACTCCAGGGCATTGATGGAAGCACCGGGGTTGGCAATTACTTCTCGATGGCGGCGGTGATCGCGCTGCTTCTGTATACCGTACGTGCTGTGATTTACCAGATGCAGCATGGGGAAAAGGAATACGCGCGTCTCTTGCTGGCAGCGATCACCGTTGGACTCCTGGGATTGTTTCTCGACGTCGTGCTGCTGGATATCAGGAATGTGGAGCTCGGTCTGGTCGATGATATCGGTATACTTTGCTTTATCCTGCTCGTTGGACACCGCAATCTGTACCATCTGGTGCGTTCCAACGATCTGCTGCGCGAGAGCGAAGCGCGATTCAGCATGCTCACCGATGCCGCGTTCGAGGGGATTGTGTTTACAGAGCGCGGAATCATACTTGATGTGAATCGCCAGCTTGCAGGGATTCTCGGGTGCACCGTTGAGGAGATGATCGGACGAGAGGTCATCGAGTTCGTTGCGCCCGGTTCGCGGGAGGTCGTTAAAAGCAATATCGAGTCTGAAGACGAAAGCCGATACGAGCACCATGCCAGAAAGAAGGATGGCTCGTTGTTCCCGGTCGAAGTGCGCGTGAAAAATATGCTTCATAATGGCCGCAAGGTGCGTGTGACGGCAATCCGCGATGTGACCGACCGCAAACGCACCGAGGAACAGAACATACTGCTGGCCCAGACGCTCAAATCCGTGCGCGACTGCATCTCCATCACCGACAATGAAGATCACATCATCTTTGTCAACGATGCGTTTCTCGCCACATACGGGTTTACCGAGAACGAAGTGCTGGGCCAGCATGTTTCCGTACTGCGTCCCGCCAACCTGGCGCCTGAGAAAACGCAGGGCATTTTCCCCTCCACCCGGGAGGGTGGCTGGCATGGCGAGGTCCTCAATCAGCGAAAGGACGGCACGGAATTCCCCGTCGAATTGTGGACCTCGGTGGTTCGTGACCAGGAAGGGAAACCCGTCGCCTATGTGGGCGTCGCGCGCGACATCTCTGATCGTAAATTTGCCGAGCAGGCAATCATCGCGGAAAAGGAACGCGCCGAACGTTCTGACAGACTCAAAGATGCGTTCATCGCAAATATCTCGCACGAGGTACGGACGCCCCTGAACATCATTCTGGGCTACACCGGATTGATCGGTGAGATGATGCAGGGAAAGATCGACGACGAGGAGCAAGGCTATTACGACAGTGTGCAGCGGGGCGCCCAGCGGCTGCAGCGTACCGTCGACATGATCCTGAGCATATCACGTCTCCAGGTGGGGGACGTTCGGCTCGAACCGAAGGATATCGACCTCAAGCAGCTGCTCGAAGACATCATTGAGGATTATCACCCCCTGGCGAAGGAAAAGGGCCTCACATTAGCCTTCACCAGTGAACTTGCCTCCCCCATCGTCCGCACCGATGAATACTGCACGGTGCAGACAGTGCAGAATCTCATTGACAATGCGATCAAGTACACACGAAAAGGTGGCGTGACGCTGCGGCTGTGCAGTACTCCGTCGGGGAAGCCGCGCATCGAAGTGGTGGATACCGGCATCGGGATTTCACAGGAGTATCTGCCGCTGCTGTTTGAACCCTATACACAGGAGGAATCGGGTTACACACGCAGCTTTGAGGGTATCGGTCTGGGGATGTCACTGGTGAAAAAGTATACGGAGCTTCTCGGTGCGTCCCTCGATATTTCCAGTGAGAAAAATCGTGGGACTACGATCAGCATTACTTTCGGCGCAAAGACGGACAGCGCGCTGCTGCCGGGCGACGAGGGCAGCGAAGAGGATGAGGGGCAGCATGAGGAAGGCATTCGTGTACTCCTTGTCGAAGATGAGCGGCTGACCATCGAATACATGAGTACGCTGCTGAGGGGACATGTGCATCTTTGCTTCGCTGAATCCGCTTCGGAGGCATGGGATGTCCTCAGGACGGAGAAGGTGGACCTGGTGTTCATGGATATTTCGCTTGCCGGGGAGAAGAGCGGACTCGACATCACACGCGAGATTCGTGCCGATGCCCGGCTGGCGAGACTGCCTATCGTGGCCGTGACCGCACATGGTTTTGCTCACGATCGCACGCGCTGCATCGAAGCGGGCTGTGACGCATATCTGCTCAAACCCGTTGGCCAGGATGATCTGCTCGATACCATTCGCGCGCTGCTGCCTGATGCACTGAAAAAATAG
- a CDS encoding helix-turn-helix domain-containing protein, whose product MLRYSKASLNAFFSVGFLEEDFQVGSRQCIPHYTILLCLDSDCSLACDTSRISLGTATGLTLSPGTLLEVDRLTSRSVYCIQFNREFYCVEYHDAEVSCNGLLFNTAMQPPVIDIPQGDADSVNLVLQMLEREFENADRLQLEMLRVLLKRLIITCARLVKEKMEKEQNLLLAQTDLLRSYSALVDKHYRSKHKVADYAALLNRSPKTLSNLFVRYAGRSALQVIHERIVLEAQRLLLLTDKTAKEIAFELGFSDAAQFLRLFKKVTGHTTQELRDARIPVQ is encoded by the coding sequence ATGCTGCGGTATTCCAAAGCCAGCTTGAATGCTTTTTTCAGCGTCGGCTTCCTGGAAGAGGATTTCCAGGTCGGGTCAAGACAGTGCATCCCCCATTACACCATTCTGCTTTGTCTGGACAGCGACTGCAGTCTTGCATGCGACACCTCGCGCATCTCGCTTGGGACTGCGACGGGACTCACGCTTTCCCCGGGGACGCTGCTTGAGGTCGACCGCCTGACGTCGCGCAGCGTGTACTGCATTCAATTCAATCGTGAATTCTACTGCGTGGAGTATCATGATGCCGAAGTCAGTTGCAACGGACTGCTGTTCAACACCGCGATGCAGCCACCGGTGATCGATATTCCACAGGGGGATGCCGACAGCGTGAACCTCGTGCTGCAGATGCTCGAGCGCGAGTTCGAAAACGCGGATCGTCTGCAACTCGAAATGCTTCGCGTCCTGCTCAAGCGGCTGATCATCACCTGCGCCCGGCTCGTCAAGGAAAAGATGGAGAAGGAACAGAACCTCCTACTCGCGCAGACCGATCTGCTGCGCTCTTACAGTGCGCTTGTCGACAAGCATTATCGCAGCAAACACAAAGTTGCGGACTATGCCGCCCTCCTCAATCGCTCCCCAAAAACCCTGTCCAATCTCTTCGTGCGTTATGCGGGACGCAGTGCACTGCAGGTGATTCATGAACGTATCGTTCTCGAAGCGCAGCGGCTGCTGCTGCTCACGGACAAGACGGCAAAGGAAATCGCCTTTGAGCTTGGCTTCAGCGATGCTGCGCAGTTCCTCCGTCTCTTCAAAAAGGTCACCGGGCATACCACCCAGGAACTGCGCGATGCACGCATACCAGTTCAGTGA
- a CDS encoding SLC13 family permease, which yields MTLEMWIVIGLLAAALVLFSIERIRVDVTAVLIMAALIVSGVLTPRQGFAGFSNTATITVAAMFVISEALRRTGAVSYLAVASKKIFNRGYMQGLILTMVLIAVVSAFINNTPVVAVFIPVLLSVSNDTSISPTRLLLPVSFASMFGGMLTLVGTSTNILINSIAVEHGQNAFGMFEFTLPALLLLGAGLLYMMTFGLRLLPDRPSENSLTRRYDMADYLTDIVLLPEAPSVGSRVDESPLVRDLDIDVIGVIRDGTWQGDAPHAVRLEAGDTLRVRCDVRQIHELKRHVGCTVKGDKTLQDEDFNTEELSLLEVIVAPNAPLVGQSIRSAKFRDMFRATALALRHRGALQRKGFRNTRLSPGDAILIETPKADTRRIEADPNFVVASEVQLPTYRRSRLFSALLVAAAVIVVAALNLLPIEAAAVAGAILLVLIGTITIEEAYRAIDWKVIFLLGGILSLGIAMESSGLASQLSDTLISMVGQFGPLAFLAILYLLTALLTGIMSNAATAVLIAPIAFAGAESLGISARPLLVAVTFAASASFLTPVGYQTNTMIYGVGQYRFADFLKIGTPLTLLFWALSVLLLPVFFPFHG from the coding sequence ATGACTCTGGAAATGTGGATTGTTATCGGACTGCTTGCGGCCGCCCTCGTGCTGTTTTCAATAGAACGTATAAGGGTGGACGTGACTGCTGTGCTCATCATGGCGGCGCTCATCGTGAGCGGTGTTTTGACACCGCGGCAGGGATTCGCCGGTTTCAGCAACACAGCGACGATCACCGTTGCCGCAATGTTCGTCATCAGTGAGGCGTTACGTCGAACAGGTGCGGTCAGCTATCTCGCAGTAGCCAGTAAGAAAATTTTCAACCGGGGGTACATGCAGGGACTCATTCTCACGATGGTCCTGATCGCAGTCGTTTCAGCTTTTATCAACAACACCCCGGTTGTAGCCGTTTTCATCCCCGTACTTCTCAGTGTCTCTAACGATACTTCCATCAGCCCGACACGTCTGCTGCTCCCTGTTTCCTTCGCTTCGATGTTTGGCGGCATGCTCACCCTCGTGGGTACTTCGACCAACATTCTTATCAACTCCATCGCCGTCGAGCATGGCCAGAATGCCTTCGGCATGTTTGAATTCACGCTACCGGCGCTGCTGCTGCTTGGGGCGGGCTTGCTGTACATGATGACCTTCGGGCTGCGCCTGCTGCCTGATCGTCCCTCTGAGAACAGCCTGACGCGCCGCTACGACATGGCGGATTACCTGACAGACATCGTCCTTCTCCCCGAAGCTCCTTCCGTGGGCAGTCGCGTGGACGAGTCTCCCCTCGTGCGAGATCTCGACATTGATGTGATCGGCGTCATCAGGGATGGGACGTGGCAGGGCGATGCCCCGCATGCAGTGAGGCTTGAAGCGGGTGACACGCTGCGGGTACGCTGTGATGTGCGCCAGATTCATGAACTGAAGCGTCATGTCGGCTGCACGGTCAAGGGAGATAAAACGCTGCAGGACGAAGATTTCAACACCGAGGAGCTTTCGCTGCTCGAAGTCATCGTCGCTCCCAACGCTCCACTGGTGGGACAATCGATTCGCAGCGCGAAGTTCAGGGATATGTTTCGTGCCACTGCGCTTGCCCTGAGACATCGCGGCGCTTTGCAGCGCAAGGGATTTCGCAACACGCGTCTCAGTCCCGGTGATGCCATCCTGATCGAAACGCCCAAGGCGGATACGCGGCGTATCGAAGCCGATCCCAATTTCGTGGTGGCCTCCGAGGTACAGCTCCCGACCTACAGACGCTCCCGTCTGTTCTCCGCCTTGCTCGTCGCCGCTGCTGTCATCGTCGTTGCGGCGCTGAACCTCCTCCCCATCGAGGCTGCAGCAGTTGCCGGAGCTATCCTTCTTGTTCTCATCGGCACTATTACCATAGAGGAAGCCTACAGGGCCATCGACTGGAAAGTGATCTTTCTTCTCGGCGGCATTCTCTCACTGGGCATCGCCATGGAAAGCAGCGGACTGGCCTCGCAGCTCTCGGACACCCTCATCTCCATGGTCGGACAATTCGGACCACTGGCCTTCCTGGCGATACTCTACCTGCTCACCGCTCTGCTGACGGGCATCATGTCGAATGCGGCGACGGCAGTGCTCATCGCCCCCATTGCCTTTGCCGGAGCCGAATCCCTCGGGATCAGCGCGCGTCCCCTCCTCGTAGCGGTGACCTTTGCGGCGTCTGCAAGCTTTCTGACACCGGTCGGGTATCAGACCAACACGATGATATACGGTGTCGGACAGTACCGGTTTGCGGATTTCCTTAAGATCGGCACCCCGCTGACCCTGCTCTTCTGGGCACTCTCCGTGCTGCTGCTCCCCGTTTTTTTCCCATTCCACGGATAA